The Planctomycetota bacterium genome window below encodes:
- a CDS encoding NTP transferase domain-containing protein: MKPFSTLGVILARAGSKGLANKHLRPLLGRPLISYTFEHVKRSRSLTRVVVSTDCPQIKQLAREAGLTTIQRPADLAGDDASVQDALLHALDEVERRGSFRADAIASLYGNVPVRPTDVTDRCVEMLRGTDCCSIRTFQPVGKWHPTWMARLADDGKVEACVPGSIHRRQELEPLFLHDGGGLVMSRQSLELGRERRDDPHAMFGNDRRGITVPSGDVVEVDVDRDLALAEAILRQQGFGQPAVRLAA; this comes from the coding sequence ATGAAGCCGTTCTCGACCCTCGGAGTCATCCTCGCCCGCGCCGGCAGCAAGGGCCTGGCAAACAAGCACCTTCGCCCGCTGCTAGGTCGGCCGCTCATCAGCTACACGTTCGAGCACGTCAAGCGCAGCCGCTCGCTGACGCGTGTCGTCGTTTCGACCGATTGCCCGCAGATCAAACAGCTCGCCCGCGAGGCCGGCCTGACCACGATCCAGCGACCCGCCGATCTCGCCGGTGACGACGCGAGCGTGCAGGACGCCTTGCTGCACGCCCTGGACGAAGTCGAACGTCGCGGCAGCTTTCGGGCGGACGCGATCGCGTCGCTGTACGGCAACGTGCCGGTCCGACCGACGGACGTCACGGACCGCTGCGTCGAGATGCTTCGCGGCACCGACTGTTGCTCGATCCGCACGTTTCAGCCGGTGGGCAAGTGGCACCCGACGTGGATGGCACGCCTCGCCGACGACGGCAAGGTCGAGGCCTGCGTGCCAGGCTCCATCCACAGGCGTCAGGAACTCGAGCCACTCTTCCTCCACGACGGCGGCGGGCTCGTCATGAGCCGGCAAAGCCTCGAACTCGGCCGAGAGCGACGAGACGACCCACACGCCATGTTCGGCAACGACCGCCGCGGCATCACGGTGCCGTCGGGCGACGTGGTCGAGGTCGACGTCGATCGCGACCTCGCCCTGGCCGAGGCGATCCTGCGACAACAGGGCTTTGGCCAGCCGGCCGTGCGTCTTGCCGCATAA